In the genome of Aspergillus luchuensis IFO 4308 DNA, chromosome 2, nearly complete sequence, one region contains:
- a CDS encoding uncharacterized protein (COG:S;~EggNog:ENOG410PU5C), translated as MGYTHYYGVRDTHSTEWVTAWPQLVRDAQRVVDSTDVPLSGPTDDPRDDHVTVPLVDEIEGIDINGVAKMSHDPLIIHPKNIRSFEFVKTAGKPYDAAVGCILLRAHVLAPKQFHLRSDGSWDEMEWKLARNLYESLWPEQPLTRQF; from the exons ATGGG ATACACCCACTACTACGGCGTCCGTGACACTCACAGCACAGAATGGGTCACCGCATGGCCCCAGCTGGTGCGGGATGCTCAGCGTGTGGTCGACTCGACTGATGTTCCCTTGTCCGGTCCAACCGACGACCCCCGGGACGACCATGTCACGGTACCCCTGGTCGATGAGATCGAAGGCATTGACATCAACGGTGTTGCAAAGATGTCGCATGACCCTCTAATAATTCATCCTAAGAATATTCGTAGTTTCGAATTCGTGAAAACGGCCGGCAAGCCGTATGATGCGGCGGTGGGCTGCATCCTGCTGCGGGCACATGTCTTGGCCCCGAAACAGTTTCATCTAAG ATCTGATGGGTCctgggatgagatggaatggaagttGGCCCGTAATCTGTACGAGTCTCTCTGGCCAGAGCAGCCCCTGACGCGGCAGTTCTAG
- a CDS encoding uncharacterized protein (COG:I;~EggNog:ENOG410PJJG;~InterPro:IPR005804;~PFAM:PF00487;~TransMembrane:5 (o47-71i83-105o117-137i241-260o272-292i);~go_process: GO:0006629 - lipid metabolic process [Evidence IEA]): MEPGKTGFRTVAEPHPTHLVEGGSLNQKVTVDDLRRAVPDYCFTPSLFWSCFYLLRDLAYTGILLTALHQLLQTSAVQNSSLLYYLTVNVYGVCQGIVWTGLWVIAHDCGHSGFSRWSVVNDSVGFVLHSFLLAPYFSWKSTHRRHHIYANHIEKDLNYVPPLRQSYADKIGQAVEVLEDIGQDAPFVLFLRILLQQTIGWNWYILTNITCPPTAVPKKGMLIWRHSHFDPQGALFYPSEWLSIVLSDVGCFTVIAGLYQLYQQLGSFETLFWVYIVPWTWVNHWVVMITYLHHTHPSVPKYTHESWSFLRGATATMDRDFGIIGTHFFHHISTDHVTHHLFSRIPHYYSPIASKAIIPLLGQHYHGRGAFNYQELQTAFSRCQWVEEDPGKDVAFGLRAVETLNNRDAKNTGLWYRGGRSPLPEFKMREAKSF, translated from the exons ATGGAGCCAGGCAAGACCGGGTTTCGCACGGTCGCAGAACCGCATCCAACACATCTAGTCGAGGGAGGG AGTCTAAATCAGAAGGTGACGGTGGATGACCTTCGTCGCGCAGTGCCCGACTACTGCTTCACGCCGTCCCTGTTCTGGTCTTGCTTTTACCTGTTGCGGGACCTGGCATACACGGGGATCCTACTGACCGCACTGCACCAGCTGCTACAAACCAGCGCAGTCCAAAATTCGTCACTGCTCTACTACCTCACGGTCAATGTGTATGGAGTATGTCAAGGCATTGTTTGGACGGGACTCTGGGTGATTGCACACGACTGTGGCCACAGCGGCTTCTCACGCTGGAGTGTGGTGAATGACAGCGTCGGATTCGTCCTGCACTCCTTTCTCCTCGCCCCCTACTTCTCCTGGAAATCAACTCATCGGCGACACCATATCTATGCCAATCATATTGAAAAGGACCTAAACTATGTGCCGCCTCTGCGCCAGTCCTACGCCGACAAGATCGGCCAGGCGGTCGAGGTGCTCGAGGATATAGGACAGGATGCGCCCTTCGTCCTTTTCCTTCGCAttttgctgcagcagaccATCGGCTGGAACTGGTATATCCTAACCAACATCACCTGCCCTCCTACAGCTGTTCCCAAGAAAGGTATGTTGATTTGGCGTCACAGCCATTTCGATCCCCAAGGGGCATTGTTCTATCCCTCCGAGTGGCTGTCCATTGTGCTGTCGGATGTGGGCTGCTTCACTGTGATCGCCGGCCTTTATCAGCTTTATCAGCAGTTGGGTTCGTTCGAGACGCTGTTTTGGGTTTATATTGTGCCGTGGACATGGGTGAACCACTGGGTCG TGATGATCACGTATCTGCATCATACCCACCCATCGGTGCCCAAATACACCCATGAATCGTGGAGCTTCCTGCGTGGCGCAACCGCGACCATGGACCGCGACTTTGGCATCATTGGGACGCATTTCTTCCATCATATCTCAACCGACCACGTCACTCATCACTTATTCTCACGCATCCCGCACTATTATAGCCCTATAGCTAGCAAGGCAATCATCCCGCTACTGGGGCAGCACTACCACGGACGGGGTGCATTCAATTACCAGGAGCTGCAGACGGCCTTCAGTCGGTGCCagtgggtggaagaggaCCCTGGAAAGGACGTAGCCTTTGGTTTACGGGCAGTGGAGACGTTAAACAACAGGGACGCGAAGAACACAGGGTTGTGGTATCGTGGGGGACGCAGCCCCTTGCCAGAGTTTAAGATGCGCGAAGCCAAATCATTCTAA
- a CDS encoding asparaginase ahrA (COG:E;~EggNog:ENOG410PJCN;~InterPro:IPR036152,IPR006034,IPR004550,IPR027475, IPR027474,IPR020827,IPR027473,IPR040919,IPR037152;~PFAM:PF00710,PF17763;~go_function: GO:0004067 - asparaginase activity [Evidence IEA];~go_process: GO:0006520 - cellular amino acid metabolic process [Evidence IEA];~go_process: GO:0006528 - asparagine metabolic process [Evidence IEA]), which translates to MNTTLPNVTIFATGGTIAGSDSSSTATTGYTSGAVGVLSLIDAVPSMLDVANVAGVQVANVGSEDITSDILISMSKKLNRVVCEDPTMAGAVITHGTDTLEETAFFLDATVNCGKPIVIVGAMRPSTAISADGPFNLLEAVTVAASTSARDRGAMVVMNDRIASAYYVTKTNANTMDTFKAMEMGYLGEMISNTPFFFYPPVKPTGKVTFDIANVTEIPRVDILFSYEDMHNDTLYNAISSGAQGIVVAGAGAGGVTTSFNKAIEDVINRLEIPVVQSMRTVNGEVPLSDVSSDTATHIASGYLNPQKSRILLGLLLSQGKNITEIADVFALGTDA; encoded by the exons ATGAACACCACCCTGCCGAACGTGACCATCTTTGCAACGG GTGGTACCATTGCCGGTTCTGACTCCAGCTCAACAGCCACGACCGGCTACACCTCTGGAGCAGTCGGTGTCCTGTCCCTCATCGATGCAGTCCCGTCCATGTTGGACGTGGCCAACGTTGCCGGTGTGCAGGTGGCCAACGTGGGAAGCGAGGATATTACCTCTGACATCTTGATTTCCATGTCCAAGAAGCTGAACCGCGTCGTGTGTGAGGATCCGACCATGGCCGGCGCCGTCATCACCCACGGCACAGACACCCTCGAGGAAACTGCCTTCTTTCTGGATGCCACCGTCAACTGCGGCAAGCCGATTGTCATTGTGGGTGCTATGCGCCCGTCCACGGCCATTTCGGCTGACGGACCCTTCAACCTCCTTGAAGCTGTGACGGTGGCTGCCTCTACTTCGGCGCGCGATCGCGGTGCCATGGTCGTCATGAACGATCGTATTGCCTCGGCCTACTACGTGACCAAGACTAATGCAAACACCATGGACACCTTCAAGGCCATGGAGATGGGCTATCTCGGCGAGATGATCTCGAAcacccctttcttcttctatccgCCCGTCAAGCCAACCGGCAAGGTGACCTTTGACATTGCCAACGTGACTGAAATCCCCCGTGTGGACATCCTGTTCTCCTATGAGGACATGCACAACGACACCCTGTATAATGCAATCTCTAGTGGTGCCCAGGGAATTGTG GTTGCTGGTGCCGGTGCTGGAGGCGTCACGACCTCCTTCAACAAGGCTATCGAGGACGTAATCAACCGTCTGGAGATCCCCGTCGTGCAGAGTATGCGCACTGTCAACGGGGAAGTGCCGCTGTCGGACGTGAGCAGCGACACGGCTACCCACATCGCCAGCGGATATCTGAACCCGCAGAAGTCGCGCATTCTGCTGGGATTGCTGCTATCTCAGGGAAAGAATATCACAGAGATTGCGGACGTTTTTGCTTTGGGCACGGATGCATAG
- a CDS encoding asparaginase (COG:E;~EggNog:ENOG410PWAP;~InterPro:IPR010349;~PFAM:PF06089) — translation MTVSPNPLPRDPVPGYVVTYRGNVVENRHQVHAAVTDATGRIIYAVGNPTRVTLARSAAKPAQALAVLETGALEKFDFDEADLALMCASHSSEDRHLARARAMLAKVDLQEENLRCGGHAALSESVNRAWIKRDWTPTAIANNCSGKHAGMLAGAKALGAPPAEYHCINHPLQQQVTHAVEELAGLPSDRVQWAIDGCNLPAPALPLQNLASIYARIANAANAAPTDHPSPREQALARIFRAMAGHPELVGGDGRFCTELMQAFEGVLIGKVGADGCYAIGVRASGYTQQLGISGALGIAVKIEDGNREVLYAAVVEILRQLQIGTPAQLQSLEVFHQPEIRNTAGVVTGHTSHQFQISSV, via the coding sequence ATGACCGTGTCACCCAACCCATTACCTCGCGACCCCGTTCCCGGTTATGTCGTGACCTATCGCGGCAACGTCGTGGAAAACAGACACCAAGTCCATGCCGCCGTCACCGATGCCACGGGTCGCATCATCTATGCCGTGGGAAATCCCACGCGTGTCACTTTGGCCCGCTCGGCTGCGAAACCTGCCCAAGCCCTGGCAGTTCTGGAAACCGGCGCCCTAGAAAAGTTTGACTTCGACGAAGCAGATCTGGCGCTGATGTGCGCCTCCCACAGCAGTGAAGATCGCCATCTTGCCCGTGCCCGCGCCATGCTGGCCAAAGTTGACCTGCAGGAAGAGAACTTGCGTTGTGGGGGTCATGCGGCCCTGTCGGAGTCCGTCAATCGAGCATGGATCAAGCGGGATTGGACGCCGACGGCCATCGCAAACAATTGCTCAGGCAAACACGCCGGCATGCTTGCCGGTGCAAAAGCTCTGGGAGCGCCTCCTGCAGAGTACCACTGCATCAATCATCCTCTACAGCAGCAAGTTACGCACGCCGTCGAGGAGCTGGCGGGCCTGCCCTCAGATCGTGTCCAATGGGCCATCGATGGCTGTAACCTGCCCGCTCCCGCGCTACCCCTGCAGAATTTAGCCAGCATTTACGCCCGCATCGCCAATGCGGCCAATGCAGCCCCTACAGATCACCCGTCTCCACGGGAACAGGCGCTAGCTCGCATCTTTCGAGCGATGGCAGGCCATCCAGAACTGGTCGGGGGAGATGGTCGGTTCTGCACCGAGCTCATGCAGGCATTTGAAGGAGTGTTGATTGGTAAGGTGGGAGCGGACGGCTGTTATGCTATTGGAGTGCGTGCTTCAGGCTACACCCAGCAACTGGGGATTAGCGGGGCTTTGGGTATTGCGGTCAAGATTGAGGATGGCAACCGGGAGGTACTTTATGCCGCTGTGGTCGAGATCTTGCGCCAACTCCAGATCGGCACTCCCGCGCAGCTGCAGTCGCTGGAGGTATTTCATCAACCCGAGATCCGAAACACTGCCGGCGTGGTGACGGGGCACACCTCGCACCAGTTTCAGATAAGCTCGGTATAG
- a CDS encoding uncharacterized protein (COG:I;~EggNog:ENOG410Q2EG;~InterPro:IPR007312,IPR017850;~SECRETED:SignalP(1-18);~antiSMASH:Cluster_2.1;~go_function: GO:0003824 - catalytic activity [Evidence IEA];~go_function: GO:0016788 - hydrolase activity, acting on ester bonds [Evidence IEA]), with protein sequence MHPSALVGLLAFAAAASAIPANPSHQAHSDSTIQNLKSKIKNVVVLVMENRSVDNLLGGQTIKGLENPINNGPFCNPYNITDLSQGTVCSAARDYDSVTDDPDHAVYGNNIEFYGTFTPDNAAIAQGKLTPSQQGFVTEQLRLYSADANRTELSVQVMNYYTEQQVPVLTELVQNFVVFNHWHSDVPGPTNPNRAALTSGT encoded by the exons ATGCATCCCAGTGCGCTGGTCGGTCTGCTGGCCtttgctgccgctgcctcgGCCATCCCGGCAAACCCTAGCCATCAGGCTCACTCCGACTCCACCATCCAGAATCTCAAGTCCAAGATCAAGAATGTTGTCGTTCTGGTCATGGAAAACCGCTCCGTGGACAACCTGTTGGGAGGTCAGACCATCAAGGGCTTGGAGAACCCTATCAATAACGGCCCCTTCTGCAACCCCTACAACATCACCGATCTCTCCCAGGGCACCGTCTGCAGTGCAGCCAGAGACTATGACTCAGTCACCGATGATCCGGACCATGCGGTCTATGGCAACAACATCGAGTTCTATGGCACCTTCACTCCCGACAATGCGGCCATCGCCCAGGGCAAGCTGACCCCCTCCCAGCAGGGGTTCGTCACCGAACAACTGCGCCTGTACAGCGCCGATGCCAACCGCACTGAGCTGTCCGTGCAGGTCATGAACTACTACACCGAGCAACAGGTGCCTGTGCTCACCGAGCTCGTCCAGAACTTTGTCGTTTTCAACCATTGGCACTCGGATGTGCCTGGC CCAACAAACCCCAACCGGGCTGCTCTCACCTCGGGTACCTAG
- a CDS encoding uncharacterized protein (COG:I;~EggNog:ENOG410Q2EG;~InterPro:IPR007312,IPR017850;~antiSMASH:Cluster_2.1;~go_function: GO:0003824 - catalytic activity [Evidence IEA];~go_function: GO:0016788 - hydrolase activity, acting on ester bonds [Evidence IEA]): MHPSGLISDGEKLIKNVYDALRAGPQWNETLFILSFDETGGFHDHVPPPLAPRPDNLTYTATTPNGKDYTFNFNRLGGRIPTLLISPWVGKGYVEQKGTSITGDTVSYSASSILRTLGYLWDFDPFTPRVEYAPSFEHLVQTRSRDNTPTALPSPVPFRK, from the coding sequence ATGCACCCCAGCGGTCTGATCTCCGACGGCGAGAAGCTGATCAAGAACGTCTACGACGCTCTGCGCGCCGGTCCCCAGTGGAATGAgaccctcttcatcctcagcTTTGACGAGACTGGTGGTTTCCATGATCATGTGCCTCCGCCCCTGGCTCCCCGGCCTGACAACCTCACCTACACGGCAACCACCCCGAATGGCAAGGACTAtaccttcaacttcaaccGTTTGGGTGGTCGTATCCCCACTCTCCTGATCTCCCCCTGGGTGGGTAAGGGATATGTCGAGCAAAAGGGCACTAGCATCACCGGCGACACCGTGTCCTACTCTGCCTCGTCGATCCTGCGCACCCTGGGCTACCTCTGGGACTTTGACCCTTTCACCCCGCGGGTCGAGTATGCGCCATCTTTTGAGCATCTGGTGCAGACGCGATCCCGCGACAACACCCCGACTGCCTTGCCTAGTCCGGTGCCTTTTCGGAAGTAG
- a CDS encoding trypsin-like serine peptidase (COG:S;~EggNog:ENOG410PMUA;~InterPro:IPR043504,IPR008256,IPR009003;~MEROPS:MER0001513;~antiSMASH:Cluster_2.1;~go_function: GO:0008236 - serine-type peptidase activity [Evidence IEA];~go_process: GO:0006508 - proteolysis [Evidence IEA]) has product MEIDGADSLGNLALIENDRATKNDHYDAGQGSSPNRDGSTNSSLCHTSSAVSVTAGTWTLARTTSEAVESFFGLHEEGNEAIFEDYRELVDRKHFAPGGKYHSIVKLFMRYEGQEPDDQRHAMGTGWLVRDDTLVTAGHCAFDWSQNDGKGFGRAIEVKAYIGYNGKRSINDPDVQFRHGVQIVTTEGWLQSGPTETPLISKDIIGVVGYPGDMQMDGEFGAQMYEEFKTVKWDRRKAANQMLEYRIDTYKGQSGSPVLVQNRPLTSIGAHVYGGAGNNSASPIGGEYGNPYHEYISVLQRQYPIQTTKAGTKYVRVGGNSMDRKSDAEDGFWDDLKDVLKVGAPMVSGALQMVSPFLGPIGEPIAALAGTAISMAAKRSVESGLTDAHPGEFAQSRTAEEAILSEAALQVFLRADADPADVDIVAPTILPAILPAALHLSQDIYTQKGAEADRESFHPTSYGRREPIRLPRDFRDDSFTHYLLKSVERETVDEIFWGMLGSVLSAASKGANAVQTGLSVISKMVPTTEAAFEQPMDPYLKLKVLGCRVLLAGATLQVLRNTPPEQLETEDFFTRIQFIVQKIGPAVMKYAPVVVSAVRPVLTPIIQPPAGTTSLAASSSSTQGSRSFSTAGQSTLEVPGGGVGGLKKRPSQTFFDKVMGTANECKLLLRERVSESQDATEASGSNQDGLMWTSMNDA; this is encoded by the exons ATGGAGATCGACGGCGCAGATTCCCTCGGCAATTTAGCCCTGATCGAGAACGACAGAGCCACGAAGAACGACCATTACGACGCGGGGCAAGGATCGTCTCCCAATCGCGATGGCAGTACCAAT TCATCACTCTGCCATACATCTTCAGCCGTGTCTGTCACTGCTGGAACGTGGACGCTCGCAAGAACCACCAGCGAAGCGGTCGAGTCCTTCTTCGGACTACATGAAGAAGGTAATGAAGCCATCTTCGAAGATTACCGTGAGCTGGTGGACCGCAAGCACTTCGCCCCAGGGGGGAAGTATCACT CCATCGTCAAGCTATTCATGCGATACGAAGGCCAGGAGCCTGACGACCAGCGTCATGCCATGGGCACGGGATGGCTTGTTCGCGATGACACCCTCGTGACCGCTGGTCACTGTGCCTTTGACTGGAGCCAGAACGATGGAAAAGGGTTCGGTCGGGCGATCGAGGTTAAAGCGTACATTGGCTACAACGGCAAAAGGTCTATCAATGACCCCGACGTCCAGTTCCGGCACGGCGTCCAGATCGTGACTACCGAAGGATGGCTTCAATCTGGG CCGACTGAGACCCCATTGATCAGTAAGGATATCATTGGCGTAGTGGGATATCCCGGTGACatgcagatggatggagagtTTGGCGCGCAGATGTATGAAGAATTCAAGACTGTCAAATGGGATCGGCGCAAGGCAGCGAACCAGATGCTGGAGTATCGCATCGATACATACAAAG GTCAATCAGGGTCTCCAGTCCTTGTGCAGAACCGGCCTCTGACCTCCATCGGCGCTCATGTCTACGGGGGAGCTGGAAACAACTCGGCCAGCCCCATTGGAGGAGAGTATGGGAATCCATACCATGAGTACATTTCCGTTCTCCAGAGACAGTATCCTATCCAGACTACTAAAGCCGGCACCAAGTACGTCCGTGTGGGCGGGAACAGCATGGACAGGAAGTCGGATGCAGAGGACGGCTTCTGGGACGACCTGAAGGATGTGCTCAAAGTCGGCGCACCAATGGTCTCGGGCGCCCTGCAGATGGTCAGTCCATTCTTGGGTCCTATCGGAGAACCGATTGCCGCTCTAGCTGGCACTGCCATCTCCATGGCCGCCAAACGGAGTGTCGAGAGTGGGCTTACTGATGCCCATCCGGGTGAATTTGCTCAGTCTCGGAcggccgaagaagccatTCTGTCCGAGGCTGCGCTGCAGGTCTTCTTGCGGGCGGATGCCGACC CTGCAGATGTTGATATCGTGGCGCCTACGATCTTACCGGCCATTTTGCCGGCGGCGTTGCATCTCTCGCAAGATATCTATACCCAAAAGGGTGCAGAGGCAGATAGGGAATCATTCCATCCAACATCGTACGGTCGGCGGGAGCCGATCCGCCTCCCAAGGGATTTTCGAGATGACTCTTTCACGCACTACCTGCTCAAGTCGGTGGAGCGCGAGACGGTGGATGAGATCTTCTGGGGCATGTTGGGTTCAGTGCTGTCGGCTGCCTCCAAGGGGGCGAATGCCGTTCAAACTGGACTATCTGTCATTAGCAAGATGGTGCCGACGACTGAGGCTGCCTTTGAACAGCCAATGGACCCGTACCTGAAGCTGAAGGTCTTGGGCTGTCGTGTCCTGCTCGCCGGGGCGACTCTGCAAGTGCTCCGCAATACGCCACCGGAGCAGCTCGAGACAGAGGACTTCTTCACCCGCATCCAATTTATCGTGCAGAAGATCGGGCCTGCGGTGATGAAGTATGCACCTGTGGTGGTCTCGGCGGTTCGTCCAGTTCTCACGCCTATTATTCAGCCTCCAGCAGGGACTACTTCTCTTGCtgcatcctcgtcgtcgacCCAGGGCAGCAGATCTTTCTCGACAGCAGGTCAGTCGACCCTGGAGGTGCCAGGAGGAGGCGTCGGTGGGCTGAAGAAACGACCGAGTCAGACCTTCTTCGACAAGGTGATGGGCACAGCCAATG AGTGCAAGCTGCTCCTGCGTGAGCGTGTTTCCGAGAGCCAGGATGCGACCGAGGCTAGTGGATCCAATCAAGATGGGTTGATGTGGACCAGTATGAATGACGCTTGA
- a CDS encoding uncharacterized protein (COG:P;~EggNog:ENOG410PGDX;~InterPro:IPR005829,IPR005828,IPR020846,IPR036259;~PFAM:PF07690;~SMCOG1074:major facilitator family transporter;~TransMembrane:12 (i48-68o88-107i119-139o145-166i187-212o224-245i272-289o309-334i346-365o371-395i407-431o443-463i);~antiSMASH:Cluster_2.1;~go_component: GO:0016021 - integral component of membrane [Evidence IEA];~go_function: GO:0022857 - transmembrane transporter activity [Evidence IEA];~go_process: GO:0055085 - transmembrane transport [Evidence IEA]), giving the protein MARKEDQDSLQRTGAAQPAKQTQVQISPDAAEDVAPDQGRPKTSKLSVLLMIVFSGLAIGSDGFNASIIGNLELVMEVIYPKALTTAVASRLSNAFMVGMIIGMLSFGYSSDKLGRKTGAVLTTVILVLGIALSAGASGTDRDGMFWMLIIARGIAGVGAGGEYPVAGAGAAEATDEDLGVRNKRGFIFAMIADLSASLGFAFGALVPLLLLLCFHQEVRHYEAVWRISLALGVIPPLSIFWFRYRMAVSSAYRKSAMQKQTVPYWLALKRYWRPLLGTCGSWFIYNYISYPFGLFSSTIVGRVNPSSSLALTMAWGTLINCFYIPGAFIGGFLSDRVGRRRTMALGYFLQAALGFILGGALGPIEKSLPLFIVLYGVFLTLGEVGPGSTIVVTASESFPTAIRGHAVGFAAAWSKAGAAIGTAVFKPILASWGDDEFRGTQAVFLIGSGFAVLGGLLAWFVFQDVDHALDNEDQAWKDYLAVNGYGDVQWGIASSSAHEPEPKAAQT; this is encoded by the exons ATGGCTCGCAAAGAGGATCAAGACTCGTTACAGAGGACGGGAGCAGCTCAGCCTGCCAAACAGACACAGGTGCAGATATCACCGGACGCCGCCGAAGATGTCGCTCCAGATCAAGGCCGTCCAAAGACCTCCAAACTCTCGGTCTTACTGATGATTGTGTTCTCCGGTCTGGCCATTGGCTCCGACGGTTTCAACGCATCCATCATCGGCAACCTCGAATTGGTCATGGAGGTCATCTACCCAAAGGCTCTCACCACGGCTGTCGCATCTCGTTTGTCCAACGCCTTTATGGTAGGTATGATCATTGGCATGTTGTCCTTTGGATACTCGTCCGATAAATTGGGCCGCAAAACCGGCGCAGTCTTGACCACCGTCATCCTCGTTCTAGGGATCGCTTTGAGCGCGGGTGCTAGCGGAACAGATCGAGATGGAATGTTTTGGATGTTGATTATTGCGAGAGGCATCGCTGGCGTCGGCGCGGGTGG GGAGTATCCGGTTGCCGGGGCTGGTGCTGCAGAAGCCACCGATGAAGATCTGGGTGTCCGAAACAAACGAGGCTTCATCTTTGCCATGATTGCTGACCTGTCGGCTTCCCTTGGGTTCGCCTTTGGTGCCCTAGTCCCTCTGCTGTTGCTTCTGTGCTTTCACCAGGAGGTCCGTCATTATGAAGCTGTCTGGCGGATTTCACTCGCGCTGGGGGTAATTCCTCCGCTCTCCATCTTTTGGTTTCGATACCGAATGGCTGTCAGCTCGGCTTATCGCAAGAGCGCGATGCAGAAGCAAACAGTGCCCTACTGGCTGGCACTAAAGCGTTATTGGCGTCCGTTGTTAGGCACGTGCGGCTCTTGGTTCAT TTATAACTACATCTCGTACCCGTTTGGGCTATTTTCATCAACCATTGTCGGTCGCGTGAACCCGAGCTCCTCTCTCGCACTGACAATGGCCTGGGGCACGCTCATCAACTGTTTTTACATCCCCGGGGCATTCATCGGGGGCTTCCTGTCCGACCGGgttgggcggcggcggaCCATGGCGCTCGGGTACTTTCTCCAGGCTGCCCTGGGCTTTATCCTGGGTGGTGCGCTGGGACCCATCGAAAAGTCGCTGCCACTCTTTATTGTGCTCTATGGCGTTTTCCTTACGCTCGGAGAGGTGGGTCCCGGATCGACGATTGTTGTGACAGCCAGTGAAAGTTTCCCGACCGCGATACGCGGGCATGCCGTGGGATTTGCAGCGGCATGGAGCAAGGCGGGGGCAGCCATTGGGACGGCGGTTTTCAAGCCTATCCTGGCTAGCTGGGGAGACGATGAGTTTCGCGGCACGCAGGCCGTGTTTCTCATTGGCTCCGGGTTCGCCGTCCTAGGGGGGCTCTTGGCCTGGTTTGTGTTCCAGGATGTGGATCACGCACTGGACAATGAGGACCAGGCTTGGAAGGACTATCTCGCTGTTAATGGCTATGGGGATGTGCAGTGGGGCATTGCAAGTAGCTCAGCGCATGAGCCGGAACCAAAGGCAGCGCAGACGTAG